The Halomicronema hongdechloris C2206 genome includes a window with the following:
- a CDS encoding AAA family ATPase, with product MLSSFQIRNFRCFQELKFDSLSRINLIGGKNNTGKTTLLESLFLSLGPNNPELLIRLNAFRGIQQFRIQNSSLLEGPWKWLFRDARINSMIEIIERYTESEERRLTIAYSKFNQSILDIKGSAEDIPQALTTSEDIAGKEILLTYSIAEEVYKSRLFTGIKGELEIERAGGIPLQKGIFLSSRTRSPSEEAERFSKAEKENKQDFILRSLRFVEPRIKRLTLLLESGQPMIFSDIGIGELVPLNFMGEGLSRLLSILLAIIDASNGRVLIDEVENGLHYSVLEDAWKAIQQAAQDSNVQVFATTHSLECIRAAHRAFSNDEEYDFSYHRIDRKDGSLKAKTYDCETISTSIDMNFEMR from the coding sequence ATGCTATCTAGTTTTCAAATCAGGAATTTTCGATGCTTCCAAGAGCTTAAATTCGATTCACTGTCCAGGATAAACTTGATCGGAGGAAAAAATAATACTGGAAAAACAACACTCCTTGAATCCTTATTTCTGAGTTTAGGACCCAATAATCCAGAACTACTCATTAGACTCAATGCCTTCAGAGGAATTCAACAATTTAGAATTCAAAATAGCTCTCTATTAGAAGGTCCCTGGAAGTGGCTATTCAGAGATGCAAGAATTAATTCCATGATCGAAATTATTGAACGATATACCGAAAGCGAAGAAAGAAGACTGACTATAGCCTATTCCAAGTTCAATCAAAGTATTCTAGATATAAAAGGCTCAGCAGAAGACATCCCCCAAGCCTTGACAACATCTGAGGATATCGCGGGCAAAGAGATATTACTGACATATTCCATTGCAGAGGAAGTATATAAATCAAGACTTTTCACAGGCATAAAAGGCGAGCTTGAGATAGAAAGAGCGGGGGGAATACCCCTTCAGAAAGGTATATTTTTATCTTCTCGTACAAGATCACCCTCTGAAGAGGCAGAAAGATTTAGCAAGGCTGAAAAAGAAAATAAGCAAGATTTCATTCTACGTTCTCTACGTTTTGTGGAACCTAGAATAAAGCGCCTGACTCTATTGCTAGAAAGCGGTCAACCAATGATCTTTTCAGACATTGGAATTGGGGAGCTAGTTCCTCTTAACTTTATGGGAGAAGGACTGTCAAGATTACTCTCAATCTTACTAGCCATAATTGATGCCTCCAATGGCAGAGTACTTATTGATGAAGTTGAAAATGGTCTACATTACTCTGTCTTAGAAGATGCATGGAAGGCCATTCAACAAGCAGCGCAAGATTCAAATGTTCAAGTATTTGCCACAACTCATAGTCTTGAGTGTATTCGAGCTGCCCATAGAGCTTTTAGCAATGATGAGGAGTATGACTTCAGCTATCATAGAATTGACCGCAAAGATGGCTCACTTAAGGCTAAGA
- a CDS encoding DM13 domain-containing protein codes for MRRLALATLSVLALGTVATTAANGIKPIDMNALIHPTASASSLTTPTQLAAAQTAGEFVTVEQDHATTGTASIVTEGDQRYLVFDDAFDTARGPDVQVVLYTGSTVPVNLEEGDYVTLAPLQSFEGTQRYLIPDDIDLEDYQAVGIWCRQFNVTFGYAPL; via the coding sequence ATGCGTCGTCTTGCACTAGCTACTCTATCAGTTCTGGCCTTAGGCACCGTTGCCACCACCGCGGCCAATGGCATCAAACCCATAGACATGAACGCCCTCATCCATCCAACCGCCAGTGCCTCCTCCCTGACCACTCCCACCCAACTGGCTGCAGCCCAGACTGCAGGAGAGTTCGTCACTGTCGAACAAGACCATGCCACCACCGGCACCGCCAGCATCGTCACCGAAGGCGACCAGCGGTATCTGGTCTTTGACGACGCCTTCGATACGGCTCGGGGACCCGACGTGCAGGTGGTGCTTTACACTGGCTCTACGGTACCCGTCAATCTAGAGGAAGGGGATTACGTTACCCTAGCGCCGTTGCAGAGTTTCGAGGGAACCCAACGGTATCTGATCCCTGATGATATCGATCTAGAGGACTATCAAGCCGTCGGCATCTGGTGCCGCCAGTTCAACGTCACCTTCGGCTACGCTCCCCTCTAG